In Hydra vulgaris chromosome 06, alternate assembly HydraT2T_AEP, a genomic segment contains:
- the LOC136081362 gene encoding ATP-dependent DNA helicase PIF1-like, producing the protein MSTLEKFDSSTEVVKKDFVDYAAIKEFVISYSDEYVRTLKELDIIREMNKITENDEKLLDLLNKHNEQKNVLNNDEILAMNTINQNKKMLVKIINMNSLVVENNQKYHLENETLNDDEISSVKFFKNNKKCYLCKNKKALQWLDEGINFFITGGAGCGKSYIVKEIAQSVQIYKTIHITASTGKAAHLLNGVTIHAFAGIENGVKSLDYYKRHMHPDINKTWLETDVLIVDEISMINAQTFDLLHLIACEMKQCYDKLFGGIQVIA; encoded by the exons atgtcaacctTGGAAAAATTTGATTCAAGTACAGAAGTAGTCAAGAAAGATTTTGTTGATTATGCTGCAATCAAAGAATTTGTTATAAGTTACAGTGATGAATATGTTAGAACTTTGAAAGAACTTGATATAATTAGAGAA atgaataaaataacagaaaatgatgaaaaattattggacttattaaataaacataacgaacaaaaaaatgtattgaacaACGATGAAATATTAGct atgaatactataaatcaaaataaaaaaatgttggtgaaaataataaatatgaattcTTTGGTTGtggaaaataatcaaaaatatcatttagaAAACGAAACTTTAAATGACGATGAAATATCATCtgtgaaattttt caaaaataataaaaaatgttatctttgcaaaaacaaaaaagcactTCAATGGCTCGATGAaggaatcaatttttttattactggtgGTGCTGGTTGTGGAAAAAGTTATATTGTCAAAGAAATTGCTCAAAGTgtgcaaatttataaaacaatacataTTACTGCAAGTACAGGAAAAGCAGCTCATTTGTTAAATGGTGTCACTATACATGCTTTTGCTGGTATAGAAAATGGTGTTAAAAGTTTAGATTATTATAAACGCCACATGCATCCAGACATTAATAAAACGTGGTTGGAAACTGATGTTTTAATTGTTGATGAAATTTCAATGATTAACGCTCAAACATttgatttattacatttaattgcTTGTGAAATGAAACAAtgttatgataaattatttggCGGTATACAAGTTATTGCTTGA